The proteins below come from a single Xyrauchen texanus isolate HMW12.3.18 chromosome 1, RBS_HiC_50CHRs, whole genome shotgun sequence genomic window:
- the LOC127644229 gene encoding mitochondrial inner membrane protein OXA1L-like, protein MAALRGRMVTGSLTCLFRQTSTANISTDPIVMTGNKWDVPRLRLHTVRGSKGPLVKALVGCQSHGQFLLVSAVAVRHNSSQAAETVQSVSTPSEPVDATASIPVSIPSPSADPALAVTEQLAKAPLTALDVLQGVGADSNLAELGLGSSTPVGLIQNLLEFMHIGIGLPWWGAIVAGTIIARCAVFPVIVKGQREAAKLNNVLPEMTELTNRMNEAKQSGNTFEFSKAYTNLMMFQKKHDVNPLRGLLVPLVQAPIFISFFIALRKMAYLPVPSLQTGGLWWFTDLTASDPFYILPIAVTGTMFAILELGAESGVDSPNLRAMKTVFRIMPFVILPLTINFPTAVFTYWMTSNLFSLGQVALLRHPAVRQKFSIPERITHPSSALPKNEGFIESIKKGWKNAQLAQQLEERERRIKGHLDMAAKGPLRQTFTHNPLQQSTAPMSTGKTSSHKQDEKRPWEETIS, encoded by the exons ATGGCTGCGCTCCGGGGCAGAATGGTCACAGGATCACTTACATGTTTGTTTCGACAGACAAGCACAGCGAACATTTCCACAGATCCTATCGTAATGACAGGTAACAAG TGGGATGTACCAAGGTTGCGTCTTCACACTGTCAGAGGTAGTAAAGGTCCACTGGTTAAGGCCCTGGTTGGGTGTCAAAGTCATGGACAGTTCCTGCTGGTCAGTGCTGTGGCAGTCAGACACAACAGCTCTCAG GCAGCAGAAACAGTTCAGAGTGTGTCCACTCCCAGTGAACCTGTAGATGCTACTGCATCAATCCCAGTCTCCATTCCAAGCCCTAGTGCTGACCCCGCCCTAGCAGTCACAGAGCAGTTGGCCAAGGCTCCTCTTACAGCATTAGATGTCTTGCAGGGGGTTGGTGCTGATTCCAACCTAGCAGAGCTTGGCCTGGGCAGCAGCACACCTGTGGGCTTGATCCAGAATCTGCTTGAGTTTATGCACATTGGCATTGGACTGCCGTGGTGGGGTGCCATTGTTGCAG GTACGATTATTGCTCGGTGTGCTGTGTTCCCGGTCATTGTGAAGGGACAGAGAGAAGCAGCCAAGCTGAACAACGTCCTGCCAGAAATGACCGAACTCACCAACCGCATGAATGAGGCCAAGCAGAGTGGTAACACGTTTGAAT TTTCAAAGGCGTACACCAACTTGATGATGTTCCAGAAGAAACATGACGTAAACCCTTTACGTGGGCTCCTAGTGCCCTTGGTTCAG GCTCCAATCTTCATCTCTTTCTTCATTGCCCTGCGTAAGATGGCGTATCTGCCTGTACCCAGTTTGCAGACTGGCGGCCTCTGGTGGTTCACAGATCTAACAGCATCTGATCCATTTTACATTCTCCCCATTGCTGTGACTGGCACTATGTTTGCTATCCTAGAG TTGGGAGCCGAGTCTGGTGTAGACAGCCCCAACCTGAGGGCAATGAAGACTGTCTTCAGAATCATGCCCTTTGTCATCCTCCCTCTGACGATTAATTTTCCCACG GCTGTGTTTACCTACTGGATGACCTCTAACCTCTTCTCGCTGGGTCAGGTGGCCTTACTGAGGCACCCAGCAGTGAGACAGAAGTTCAGCATCCCAGAACGCATCACGCATCCATCATCAGCCCTACCTAAGAATGAAGGTTTCATCGAAAGTATCAAGAAAG GATGGAAGAATGCCCAGTTGGCTCAGCAGCTGGAGGAGAGAGAAAGGAGAATTAAAGGGCATCTTGACATGGCAGCCAAAG GTCCCCTGAGGCAGACGTTTACCCACAACCCTCTGCAGCAGTCAACAGCACCAATGTCAACAGGGAAAACAAGTAGTCATAAGCAAGATGAGAAAAGGCCCTGGGAAGAGACAATCAGCTAA